The Arachis hypogaea cultivar Tifrunner chromosome 16, arahy.Tifrunner.gnm2.J5K5, whole genome shotgun sequence genome contains a region encoding:
- the LOC112757403 gene encoding F-box protein At5g07610: MKHSPGDAVAGNKDLMTDIFLRLPAKDVIRCKCVCKEWLALISNPQFGYSHTLRFCRNNRYPRVLLLRKISDDTGNMKVCVVPFTSNDQNTLVENNICEPVSSILQSCNGLLLCDANTPPQSTNPRTKNFEQRCSYRVINPAINCCFNLTYNSIKPYPHFLMPFLYYEPQDSPYYKVIMFSEISWTSQRSAVEISVYSSETDSWTEYGVFCQGVPVKFGVYCNGFVHWFSPHKILIYFDIKKLCFNELRWTSYEFCIMNVQYFGQSGGNLHLVVANPKRELEYHIWELEKDYCGWILKYHMDLNRICEGVNLKVQYPADQVSMCVVCQENEEEDSAILFLSDSNDDEKIKIVSYNLNNHGSRILHELNQEYSFKALQYFETLSRATRFDHV; this comes from the coding sequence ATGAAGCATAGCCCAGGCGATGCTGTTGCCGGGAACAAAGATCTTATGACGGACATATTTCTCCGGCTTCCGGCAAAAGACGTGATCCGATGTAAGTGTGTGTGCAAAGAATGGTTAGCTCTCATTTCCAACCCTCAATTCGGTTACTCACACACTCTTCGTTTTTGCCGCAATAACCGTTATCCACGAGTTCTATTGCTTCGAAAAATCAGTGATGACACGGGCAACATGAAAGTTTGTGTAGTACCTTTCACGTCCAATGACCAAAATACCCTCGTCGAAAATAATATATGTGAACCCGTTTCTTCCATCCTTCAATCTTGCAACGGTCTTCTACTTTGCGACGCTAATACACCGCCGCAATCAACAAACCCTAGAACAAAGAATTTCGAACAACGTTGCAGCTACCGTGTAATTAACCCTGCCATTAATTGTTGCTTCAATCTAACCTACAATAGTATCAAACCTTATCCGCATTTCTTGATGCCATTTCTTTATTACGAGCCTCAAGATTCCCCTTATTACAAAGTGATCATGTTCAGTGAAATTTCTTGGACTTCTCAAAGAAGTGCAGTTGAGATTAGTGTTTATTCATCAGAGACAGATTCATGGACTGAATATGGGGTTTTCTGTCAGGGCGTAcctgttaagtttggtgtttattGCAACGGTTTTGTTCATTGGTTCAGTCCTCACAAGATATTGATCTATTTCGATATCAAGAAGCTTTGCTTTAACGAATTGCGATGGACATCATATGAATTTTGCATTATGAATGTACAATATTTTGGACAATCCGGAGGGAATCTGCACTTGGTTGTGGCTAATCCTAAAAGGGAATTGGAATATCATATTTGGGAATTGGAGAAAGATTATTGTGGGTGGATTTTGAAATACCATATGGATCTTAATCGTATCTGTGAAGGGGTAAATTTGAAAGTACAGTATCCTGCTGATCAAGTTTCTATGTGTGTTGTCTgccaagaaaatgaagaagaggacTCAGCAATTTTGTTCCTCAGTGattctaatgatgatgagaagatcAAGATTGTGTCTTATAATTTGAACAatcatggttcaagaattctccATGAACTAAATCAAGAGTATTCGTTCAAGGCATTGCAGTACTTTGAAACTCTTTCACGTGCTACTAGATTTGATCATGTTTGA